In Crassostrea angulata isolate pt1a10 chromosome 4, ASM2561291v2, whole genome shotgun sequence, one genomic interval encodes:
- the LOC128180113 gene encoding P2X purinoceptor 7-like, which yields METESSSSTAGDSPVRRGRGRSRSVRGRSRSTSGRGRGRGRILRGGARGTERQEDRRDFIALRQTQNREEVAKRHVQNMTLEQCQNMLVQIATRSASFILDILEQSNPMPDTPQPPRPGVPSWCTCTRCRDMPTEEEKVCCRKTPENCTTLLPDFHVLCLDEAVLALARLYREDVLALPADENYNRANRHAAYRQFILWTYGKLGAGQRKVIPSCVVWKIRDKYPEPSGQYVGFHPGRLA from the exons ATGGAAACTGAG TCATCTTCGTCAACTGCCGGGGATTCTCCTGTACGTCGTGGTAGAGGGAGATCTAGGTCTGTTAGAGGGAGATCTAGATCTACCAGTGGACGCGGTCGGGGACGGGGTAGGATATTGCGAGGTGGGGCGAGAGGAACAGAGAGGCAGGAAGACAGGCGGGATTTCATTGCCCTTAGGCAGACACAAAACAGAGAAGAAGTCGCAAAG AGACATGTTCAAAATATGACGTTGGAACAATGTCAAAACATGCTGGTTCAAATAGCCACTAGATCCGCCAGCTTCATATTAGACATTTTGGAGCAATCAAACCCCATGCCTGACACACCACAGCCACCTCGACCTGGAGTTCCCTCTTGGTGCACTTGCACCAGGTGCAGAGATATGCCAACAGAGGAGGAAAAGGTCTGCTGCAGGAAGACTCCAGAAAACTGCACAACTCTCTTGCCT GATTTTCATGTGTTGTGCTTGGACGAAGCTGTTCTCGCCTTGGCCAGACTATACAGGGAAGATGTGTTAGCTCTCCCTGCTGATGAGAACTACAATAGGGCCAACAGGCATGCTGCCTACAGACAATTCATCTTGTGGACCTATGGAAAGCTTGGAGCAGGGCAGAGGAAGGTCATTCCAAGCTGTGTGGTGTGGAAAATTAGGGACAAATACCCAGAGCCTTCTGGACAATACGTCGGATTTCATCCTGGGAGACTTGCATAA